In the Anomalospiza imberbis isolate Cuckoo-Finch-1a 21T00152 unplaced genomic scaffold, ASM3175350v1 scaffold_385, whole genome shotgun sequence genome, one interval contains:
- the LOC137466672 gene encoding LOW QUALITY PROTEIN: N-terminal kinase-like protein (The sequence of the model RefSeq protein was modified relative to this genomic sequence to represent the inferred CDS: inserted 1 base in 1 codon; deleted 2 bases in 2 codons), whose amino-acid sequence MWLFSRDPVRDFPFELGPPDADPDADPLPDPAAPAPLWRLLRGRRKADGAPVSVFAHSLAPGGDPGATALARAGLKRLRSLRHPNILGYLDSLETEQCLYLVTEAVTPLRRHLRCTPPSGDSGEQEVAWGLQRLLTALAFLGASGLVHHALGLDAVFVDPGGEWKLGGLEXGGGHQRGDPPHAPPATPPRPQDPPELSDPSRGQGDPWAGDMWRLGCLIWEVFNGPLPRPGALRSFGKLPPGLIPPFSELVAADPGARPGPGPLLERLQRPGAFLACALVRTGLFLEHFQVQDPSERRTFLQELPPLLESLPGPFRRHKLLPRLLEALELGSADASALPPLLQVAKVLDPPEYQERIVPVLVRLFSSPERGLRLRLLQLLEEFIEFLPEATVDSQIFPHVAHGFLDSNPAIREQTVKSMVLLAPKLGEGRRGGELPRLLLRVQGGDALGPLRCNATLCLGRLAPHLPPQTRRRVLAPALARATRDPFPPARAAAVAAFAATHDCYSPPEVAGRVLPPLCALTVDPHPSVRQQAFRAIRSFLEQLEAAAEAGGAQEGDPPSAAGVPGGGAGGLGAAVSWAVTGVTSLTARLMGGEGGGRPPRSPPPHAGTPAGPRPRAPRPLQKSPGAPPRGAPPRGRRWVG is encoded by the exons atGTGGCTCTTCTCCCGGGACCCGGTGCGGGATTTCCCCTTCGAGCTGGGCCCGCCCGATGCGGATCCCGACGCGGACCCGCTCCCGgaccccgcggccccggccccgctctgGCGGCTGCTGCGGGGGCGCCGCAAg gccgACGGCGCTCCGGTGTCGGTGTTCGCCCACAGCCTGGCCCCGGGGGGGGACCCCGGTGCCACCGCCCTGGCCCGGGCGGGGCTGAAGCGGCTCCGCAGCCTCCGGCACCCCAACATCCTGGGCTACCTGGACAGCCTGGAG ACGGAGCAGTGCCTGTACCTGGTGACAGAGGCCGTGACCCCCCTGCGGCGGCACCTGCGG TGCACCCCCCCGAGCGGGGACTCGGGCGAGCAGGAGGTGGCCTGGGGGCTGCAGCGGCTGCTG acgGCGCTGGCGTTCCTGGGGGCCTCGGGGCTCGTTCACCACGCGCTGGGACTCGACGCCGTCTTCGTGGACCCCGGCGGCGAGTGGAAGCTGGGGGGGCTCG CGGGTGGCGGCCACCAGCGAGGGGACCCCCCACACGCCCCCCCGGCGACCCCCCCCCGGCCCCAGGACCCCCCCGAGCTCAGCGACCCCTCCCGAGGCCAGGGGGACCCGTG ggcaggggacaTGTGGCGCCTGGGCTGCCTCATCTGGGAGGTCTTcaatggacccctcccccggCCGGGGGCTCTGCGCAGCTTCGGCAAG ctgccccccgGGCTCATCCCGCCCTTCTCGGAGCTGGTGGCGGCGGATCCgggggcccggccgggcccggggccgctcctggaGCGGCTGCAGCGCCCTGGAGCCTTCCTGGCCTGTGCCCTGGTGCGCACCGGGCTCTTCCTCGAGCACTTCCAG GTCCAGGACCCCTCGGAGCGCCGGAcgttcctgcaggagctgccccctCTCCTGGAGTCCCTCCCGGGGCCCTTCCGGAGGCACAAGCTGCTCCCGAGGCTGCTCgaggccctggagctgggcagCGCCGACGCCAGCGCCCTGCCCCCGCTGCTGCAG gtGGCGAAAGTCCTGGACCCCCCCGAGTACCAGGAGCGAATCGTCCCCGTCCTCGTCCGGCTCTTCTCGTCCCCTGAGCGGGGCCTGCGCCTGCGCCTGCTGCAGCTg CTCGAGGAGTTCATCGAGTTCCTGCCTGAGGCCACGGTggattcccaaattttcccccacgTCGCCCACGGGTTCCTGGACTCCAACCCGGCCATCCGCGAGCAGACGGTCAAG TccatggtgctgctggcacccaAGCTGGGGGAGGGTCGCAGGGGTGGGGAGCTGCCCCGGCTGCTGCTGCGGGTGCAGGGGGGGGACGCGCTGGGACCCCTGCGCTGCAACGCCACGCTGTGCCTGGGGCGCCTGGCCCCCCACCTGCCCCCCCAG acCCGCCGGCGGGTTTTGgcccctgccctggccagggcCACCCGGGAC CCCTTTCCCCCGGCTCGGGCCGCGGCCGTCGCCGCCTTCGCGGCCACCCACGACTGCTACTCGCCCCCCGAGGTGGCGGGGCGGGTGCTGCCCCCCCTCTGCGCCCTCACCGTGGACCCCCACCCCAGCGTCCGGCAGCAG GCGTTCCGGGCCATTCGCAGcttcctggagcagctggaggcagcGGCCGAGGCCGGGGGGGCCCAGGAGGGGG ACCCCCCCAGCGCAGCCGGCGTGccgggggggggcgcgggggggttGGGGGCGGCCGTGTCCTGGGCCGTCACCGGTGTCACCTCGCTGACGGCGCGGCTGATGGGGGGCGAGGGGGGGGGCCGGCCCCCGCGCAGCCCCCCCCCCCACGCAGGGACCCCCGCGGGACCCCGGCCGAGAGCCCCGCGGCCCCTCCAAAAG
- the LOC137466666 gene encoding FERM domain-containing protein 8-like, with protein sequence MDGEGEAEGEGASALPGAAALLYLPDGSALPLPLEPPPGPTAAELLRRLQGALRLPPAAGDALALWLGSELLEVQLKPRHRPLRLVRHWPELLLRFSLGSPAAIAQDEPCLQLRRNVFFPKSRELELQEEELLRLLYEEAREQLRGGRYPVDPPEAAELGGLSCRLRLGPFEPGRHTELSLRPLLGELLPPGPPARWGALFRRSREPGPAQRLLEAFARAPGPEAPPAGLYRDFLRRCHALPGYGCAFFPGAIERPSGGLLGRGGLRPVSVAVGLEGVTIIDPRQKHVLLSLTYPELCWELVGAVGQDGDPTGQDGDPAEPPQLWLEFDGDHEGAPVNRLLRVFSPQAELMSALIECCIELGGAAPPTEEQAPPSAAAEATPPEPAGARGAPLRRQQSVTRPRLQRLATIDYVREGQELRRVKPPRRSVSFFSRGGAGGGSYSPVAGGTGGASSEQG encoded by the exons ATGGACGGGGAGGGGGAGGCGGAGGGGGAGGGCGCGTCCGCCCTGCCGGGCGCTGCCg ccctgctgtacCTGCCGGACGGGtcggcgctgccgctgccgctggaGCCGCCCCCGGGCCCCACGGCCGCGGAGCTGCTGCGCCgcctgcagggggcgctgcgcctcccgcccgccgccggcgaCGCCCTCGCGCTGTGGTTGGGGTCGGAGCTGCTCG AGGTGCAGCTGAAGCCGCGGCACCGACCCCTGCGCCTGGTCCGGCACTGGCCGGAGCTGCTGCTGCGCTTCAGCCTCGGCTCGCCCGCGGCCATCGCCCAAG ATGAGCCGTGTCTGCAGCTCCGCAGGAACGTGTTCTTCCCTAAGAGCCGCGAGCTGGAG ctgcaggaggaggagctgctccgGTTGCTCTATGAGGAGGCGCGGGAGCAGCTGAGGGGGGGGCGCTACCCCGTGGACCCCCCCGAGGCGGCcgagctgggggggctcagctgcCGCCTGCGCCTGGGGCCCTTCGAGCCCGGCCGGCACACGGAGCTCAGCCTGCG GCCgctgctgggggagctgctgccgcCGGGTCCTCCGGCCCGCTGGGGGGCGCTGTTCCGTCGCTCGCGCGAGCCGGGCCCCGCCCAGCGGCTGCTCGAGGCGTTCGCGCGTGCGCCGGGCCCCGAGGCGCCCCCTGCCGGATTGTACCGGGACTTCCTGCGCCGCTGCCACGCCCTGCCCGGCTAcgg GTGTGCCTTCTTCCCGGGAGCCATTGAGCGGCCATCGGGGGGGCTGCTGGGCCGCGGGGGGCTGCGCCCCGTCAGCGTGGCCGTGGGGCTCGAGGGGGTCACCATCATTGACCCCCGCCAGAAG CACGTGCTGCTGTCCCTGACGTACCccgagctgtgctgggagctggtcGGGGCCGTGGGGCAGGACGGGGACCCCACGGGGCAGGATGGGGACCCCGCggagcccccccagctctgGCTCGAGTTCGACGGGGACCACGAGGGAGCCCCCGTGAACCGACTGCTGCGGGTGTTCTCCCCACAG GCGGAGCTGATGAGCGCCCTCATCGAGTGCTGCATCGAGCtgggcggggcggccccgcccaCCGAGGAGCAGGCCCCGCCTTCCGCCGCGGCCGAGGCCACGCCCCCCGAGCCGGCCGGCGCGCGCGGCGCCCCCTTGCGGCGGCAGCAGAGCGTGACCCGGCCCCGCCTGCAGCGCCTCGCGACCATCGACTACGTGCGGGAGG GTCAGGAGCTGCGGCGGGTGAAGCCCCCCCGGCGCTCGGTGTCCTTCTTCAGccgcgggggggccgggggtgGCTCCTACAGCCCCGTGgcggggggcacagggggagccAGCTCCGAgcagggctga